The following proteins come from a genomic window of Corallococcus sp. NCRR:
- a CDS encoding substrate-binding domain-containing protein, with protein sequence MKPRVLLLIGLLAALLGVFYLLAAPVAEPRQGLPEPESTVLPSRRRVTDITFLYSTEKRAWVEAALAEFERTHPRVRVTLVGLGSLEAAQAILEGREKPTVWSPADSAQLRMLAADWATDDSHGPLFATQGDAAPQPLVITPLVFVGWQDRMEVLRKAGGGAALSWKTLQRAVASDRGWPAVGGPPEWGFVKLGHTDPRKSNSGLQALLSATLEYLGRREGVKEGDLLDPGYQAWLQGLERGVTRFEPSTGTFMTDLVRYGPSRYDLALVYESLAIAQLDHAQGRWGPLRVDYPPVTLWSDHPAAVLQADWVTPEQREAALEWVAFLRSPEVQARALAFGFRPADPSVPLKTTDANNPFTRLAAHGIRVDVPPAADVPDASVLRTLLDLWTRMGVGR encoded by the coding sequence ATGAAGCCCCGGGTCCTCCTCCTCATTGGCCTGCTGGCCGCCCTGCTGGGGGTGTTCTACCTGCTGGCGGCCCCGGTGGCGGAGCCTCGCCAGGGGCTGCCGGAGCCGGAGTCCACCGTCCTGCCGTCGCGGCGGCGGGTGACGGACATCACGTTCCTCTACAGCACGGAGAAGCGCGCGTGGGTGGAGGCGGCGCTCGCGGAGTTCGAGCGGACGCATCCGCGGGTGCGGGTGACGCTGGTGGGGCTGGGGTCGCTGGAGGCGGCGCAGGCCATCCTGGAAGGGCGGGAGAAGCCCACGGTGTGGAGCCCGGCGGACAGCGCGCAGTTGCGCATGCTCGCGGCGGATTGGGCGACGGATGACTCGCACGGGCCGCTGTTCGCCACGCAGGGCGACGCCGCGCCGCAGCCGCTGGTGATCACGCCGCTCGTCTTCGTGGGCTGGCAGGACCGGATGGAGGTGTTGCGCAAGGCGGGCGGGGGCGCGGCCCTGTCGTGGAAGACGCTCCAGCGCGCGGTGGCGAGCGACCGGGGCTGGCCCGCGGTGGGCGGCCCGCCGGAGTGGGGCTTCGTGAAGCTGGGCCACACGGACCCCCGGAAGTCCAACTCCGGCCTGCAGGCGCTCCTGTCCGCGACGTTGGAGTACCTGGGCCGGCGCGAGGGCGTGAAGGAAGGGGACCTGTTGGACCCCGGCTATCAGGCGTGGCTGCAGGGACTGGAGCGGGGCGTGACGCGCTTCGAGCCGTCCACGGGCACGTTCATGACGGACCTGGTGCGCTACGGGCCGTCCCGCTACGACCTGGCGCTGGTGTACGAGAGCCTGGCCATCGCGCAGTTGGACCACGCGCAGGGCCGGTGGGGGCCGCTGCGGGTGGACTATCCTCCGGTGACGCTGTGGAGCGACCATCCGGCGGCGGTGCTCCAGGCGGACTGGGTGACGCCCGAGCAGCGCGAGGCGGCGCTGGAGTGGGTGGCCTTCCTGCGCAGCCCGGAGGTGCAGGCCCGGGCGCTGGCGTTCGGCTTCCGGCCGGCGGATCCGTCCGTGCCGCTGAAGACGACGGACGCGAACAACCCCTTCACGCGGCTGGCGGCGCACGGCATCCGCGTGGACGTGCCACCCGCGGCGGACGTGCCTGACGCGTCCGTGTTGCGCACGCTGTTGGACCTGTGGACGCGCATGGGCGTGGGGCGCTGA
- a CDS encoding WGR domain-containing protein has protein sequence MRRFEFVDGNSSKFWMPELQGATFIVTYGRIGTAGQRKEKAFPDEEAALREYNKKVAEKVREGYAEVSSGEAPPAPPPKAAAPPPPALVLPRRVAPATPGPEAVSAAASALALLQSKLKGPSWKVTRLSRKARHALRALGGVDPAAHPALAAPFAALMAHVVGPKAEGRLPLRHALGLLSQVDVAAFQRAAEMWKAAPAGSVPPGVAAARTLNDPELALRVTALLSERPDLRDGSEDAWTKRWTALKPHMEAHLSGVGQSLAAFVGGVDAGGDAHLSKRLARLGA, from the coding sequence ATGCGCAGGTTCGAATTCGTCGACGGCAACAGCTCCAAGTTCTGGATGCCAGAGCTCCAGGGCGCCACCTTCATTGTCACCTACGGCCGCATCGGCACCGCGGGGCAGCGCAAGGAGAAGGCCTTCCCGGACGAGGAAGCCGCCCTGCGTGAGTACAACAAGAAGGTCGCGGAGAAGGTCCGCGAGGGCTACGCCGAGGTGAGCAGCGGCGAGGCCCCGCCCGCGCCGCCCCCGAAGGCCGCCGCCCCGCCGCCTCCCGCGCTCGTGCTGCCGCGCCGCGTGGCCCCCGCCACGCCCGGCCCCGAGGCGGTGAGCGCCGCCGCGTCCGCGCTGGCGCTGCTCCAGTCGAAGCTCAAGGGGCCCAGCTGGAAGGTGACGCGGCTGTCTCGCAAGGCCCGCCACGCGCTGCGCGCCCTGGGCGGCGTGGACCCCGCGGCGCACCCGGCCCTGGCCGCGCCCTTCGCCGCGCTGATGGCGCACGTGGTGGGCCCCAAGGCGGAAGGACGGCTGCCGCTGCGCCACGCGTTGGGGCTCCTGTCCCAGGTGGACGTGGCGGCCTTCCAGCGCGCGGCGGAGATGTGGAAGGCCGCGCCCGCGGGCTCGGTGCCGCCGGGCGTGGCCGCCGCGCGGACGCTCAACGACCCGGAGCTGGCGCTGCGCGTGACGGCGCTCCTCTCCGAGCGCCCCGACCTGCGCGACGGCTCCGAGGACGCCTGGACGAAGCGCTGGACCGCGCTCAAGCCGCACATGGAGGCCCACCTGTCCGGCGTGGGCCAGTCCCTGGCCGCCTTCGTGGGCGGCGTGGACGCGGGCGGCGACGCGCACCTGTCCAAGCGGCTCGCCCGGCTGGGGGCGTGA
- a CDS encoding NAD-dependent epimerase/dehydratase family protein: MRAFVTGGSGFVGKHLLAALAKRGEPARALARSPEAAQAIQAAGGEPWEGDLVDPERLRLGMEGCDTVFHAAAHVKMSGPRAAFYEANVRGTEAVLEAARAAGVKRFVHVSTEAVLVDGGPMANLHETHPLPERPVGPYPSTKGQAERLVLQVNSPEFTTVAVRPRMVWGPGDTTLLPTLVAAVKSRRFRWIGGGHYLTSTCHVANVVEGLLLAAEKGQGGQSYFLTDGPPVEFRAFVTALLKTQGVEPGDRSMPTALAATVAVVSDFVWDLLGLKSTPPLSRTELLLAGQEVTVSDEKARLELGYTGGVSRDEGLRSLAAKVE; this comes from the coding sequence GTGCGCGCGTTCGTCACCGGTGGCTCGGGGTTCGTCGGAAAGCACCTGCTCGCGGCGCTCGCGAAGCGCGGGGAACCGGCGCGCGCGCTGGCCCGCTCCCCGGAGGCCGCGCAGGCCATCCAGGCCGCGGGCGGCGAGCCGTGGGAGGGCGACCTCGTCGATCCGGAGCGCCTGCGCCTGGGCATGGAGGGCTGCGACACCGTCTTCCACGCCGCGGCGCACGTGAAGATGTCCGGCCCCCGCGCGGCCTTCTATGAGGCCAACGTGCGCGGCACGGAGGCCGTGCTGGAGGCGGCGCGCGCGGCCGGCGTGAAGCGCTTCGTGCACGTGAGCACGGAGGCCGTGCTGGTGGACGGTGGCCCCATGGCGAACCTCCACGAAACGCACCCGCTGCCCGAGCGCCCCGTGGGCCCGTACCCGTCCACCAAGGGCCAGGCCGAACGGCTCGTGCTCCAGGTCAACTCGCCGGAGTTCACCACCGTCGCCGTGCGGCCCCGCATGGTCTGGGGGCCGGGGGACACCACCCTGCTGCCCACGCTGGTCGCCGCGGTGAAGTCCAGGCGCTTCCGCTGGATTGGCGGCGGGCACTACCTGACGTCCACCTGCCACGTGGCCAACGTGGTGGAGGGTCTGCTGCTGGCCGCGGAGAAGGGGCAGGGCGGTCAGTCGTACTTCCTCACCGACGGCCCGCCCGTGGAGTTCCGCGCCTTCGTCACCGCGCTCTTGAAGACGCAGGGCGTGGAGCCCGGCGACAGGTCCATGCCCACCGCGCTGGCCGCGACGGTGGCCGTGGTCAGCGACTTCGTCTGGGATCTGCTGGGCCTCAAGAGCACGCCGCCCCTGTCCCGCACGGAGCTGCTGCTCGCGGGCCAGGAGGTGACGGTGAGCGACGAGAAGGCCCGGCTGGAGCTGGGCTACACCGGCGGCGTGTCTCGCGACGAGGGATTGCGCTCACTGGCCGCGAAGGTGGAGTAA
- a CDS encoding GNAT family N-acetyltransferase: METDDYGPPRNEQELAAIADITTQAFAMPLADSETVVRKNFSESSLRILRVSGDVAATLTLIRMGQFLGGRSVPLIGVGGVGVAPAHRGAGAATRLFHHFLREMRDEGAPLSVLYPATQPLYRRVGYEVSGARYEIHVEAASLELGERSLSLRPMRPSDDAAVEACYRRFAARHHGWLDRGDYIWRRVRTPRNDTAYGYVVEGASGVEGYVYLVRSLSPQGAVPTQVVKLTDLVATTPAAARRLLRFLGDHRSLARDVMWFGGADEPLLALLREQTYQVKLSMHWMTRLLDVPRALEARGFAPGLSGALHLDVEDDLLPENTGRFVLEVEGGTARVRPGGEGRLKLHVRALAPLYTGFLSPRALQLAGMLEGDDASLDTASALFSGPAPSLRDMF, translated from the coding sequence ATGGAGACGGACGACTACGGACCGCCGAGGAATGAGCAGGAACTGGCCGCCATCGCGGACATCACCACGCAGGCGTTCGCCATGCCGCTCGCGGACTCCGAGACCGTGGTGCGCAAGAACTTCTCCGAGTCCTCGCTGCGCATCCTTCGCGTGAGCGGTGACGTGGCCGCCACGCTCACCCTCATCCGGATGGGGCAGTTCCTGGGCGGACGCTCGGTGCCCCTCATCGGCGTGGGCGGCGTGGGCGTCGCTCCCGCGCACCGGGGCGCCGGCGCCGCCACGCGCCTCTTCCATCACTTCCTGCGCGAGATGCGCGACGAAGGCGCCCCCCTCTCTGTCCTCTACCCCGCGACCCAGCCGCTCTACCGGCGCGTGGGCTACGAGGTCTCCGGCGCTCGCTACGAAATCCACGTCGAAGCGGCCTCGCTGGAGCTGGGGGAACGCTCGCTGTCCCTGCGCCCCATGCGCCCGTCCGACGACGCGGCGGTGGAGGCGTGCTACCGGCGCTTCGCCGCCCGGCACCACGGCTGGCTGGACCGGGGCGACTACATCTGGCGGCGCGTGCGCACGCCCCGCAACGACACCGCCTACGGCTACGTCGTGGAGGGCGCATCCGGCGTGGAGGGCTACGTGTACCTCGTGCGGAGCCTCTCGCCCCAGGGCGCCGTGCCCACGCAGGTCGTCAAGCTCACGGACCTCGTCGCCACCACGCCCGCCGCCGCGCGACGGCTCCTGCGCTTCCTGGGTGACCACCGCTCGCTGGCGCGGGACGTGATGTGGTTCGGCGGCGCGGACGAGCCGCTCCTCGCGCTGCTGCGCGAACAGACCTACCAGGTGAAGCTCTCCATGCACTGGATGACGCGCCTGTTGGACGTCCCCCGCGCCCTGGAGGCGCGCGGCTTCGCTCCCGGCCTGTCCGGCGCGCTCCACCTGGACGTGGAGGACGACCTCCTGCCGGAGAACACCGGGCGCTTCGTGCTGGAGGTGGAGGGCGGCACCGCCCGCGTCCGGCCCGGCGGCGAGGGCCGTCTCAAGCTGCACGTGCGCGCTCTGGCGCCGCTCTACACCGGCTTCCTCTCGCCCCGCGCGCTCCAGCTCGCCGGCATGTTGGAGGGAGACGACGCGTCGCTCGACACCGCCAGCGCCCTGTTCTCGGGCCCCGCCCCCTCGCTGCGCGACATGTTCTGA
- a CDS encoding DmpA family aminopeptidase: MELRPAVLLGLLCLLPITSTARPRSSDLGIPFGGQPGALNAITDVKGVEVGHVTLNTGAQVRTGVTAVLPRGREAVARPVFAATHALNGSGEMTGTHWVKESGLLSGPVMISDTHAVGAVHEGVISWAQKRDLTWELGLPVVAETWDGFLHDIDGFHVQPQHAMQALDAARPGPVTEGSVGGGTGMICHGFKGGIGTASRKLQAEQGGYTLGVLVQCNYGSRRLFSVAGAPVGEEIPDLRSCYFGDAPPKGPYRAHLPPCSKRASAGPPPPEGMGSIIIVVATDAPLLPHQLDRVARRVPLAMGKMGGLGENASGDIFLAFSTQPVSATAVAPVSMLDNERMTPLFEATVQATQEAILNSMLASDTMTGFQSVRVHGLPPDRLVKALRKYGRLTPAPKPTK; the protein is encoded by the coding sequence ATGGAACTTCGTCCCGCTGTCCTCCTGGGCCTGCTGTGCCTCCTGCCCATCACGAGCACCGCGCGTCCCCGGTCCAGTGACCTGGGCATCCCCTTCGGCGGACAGCCGGGTGCGCTCAATGCCATCACCGACGTGAAGGGCGTTGAAGTGGGCCACGTCACGCTGAACACCGGCGCGCAGGTGCGGACGGGCGTCACCGCCGTGCTGCCCCGGGGCCGCGAGGCCGTGGCTCGGCCTGTCTTCGCGGCCACCCATGCTCTCAACGGCAGCGGTGAGATGACCGGCACCCATTGGGTGAAGGAGTCCGGCCTGCTCTCCGGCCCCGTGATGATCAGCGACACCCACGCCGTGGGCGCCGTGCACGAGGGCGTCATCTCCTGGGCCCAGAAGCGCGACCTCACCTGGGAGCTGGGCCTGCCCGTCGTCGCGGAGACCTGGGACGGCTTCCTGCACGACATCGATGGCTTCCACGTCCAGCCCCAGCACGCGATGCAGGCGCTCGACGCCGCACGCCCGGGCCCCGTCACCGAGGGCTCCGTGGGCGGCGGCACGGGCATGATCTGCCATGGCTTCAAGGGCGGCATCGGCACGGCCTCCCGCAAGCTCCAGGCGGAGCAGGGCGGCTACACCCTCGGCGTGCTCGTGCAGTGCAACTACGGCAGCCGCCGCCTCTTCTCCGTCGCGGGCGCTCCCGTGGGGGAAGAGATTCCCGACCTGCGCTCCTGCTACTTCGGAGACGCCCCGCCCAAGGGCCCCTATCGCGCCCACCTTCCCCCATGTTCGAAGCGCGCCAGCGCCGGTCCGCCGCCCCCGGAAGGCATGGGCTCCATCATCATCGTCGTGGCCACCGACGCGCCGCTCCTGCCGCACCAGCTCGACCGCGTGGCCCGGCGCGTGCCGCTCGCGATGGGGAAGATGGGCGGCCTGGGGGAGAACGCCTCCGGCGACATCTTCCTCGCGTTCTCCACGCAGCCCGTGAGCGCCACGGCGGTCGCTCCGGTCTCCATGCTCGACAACGAGCGGATGACCCCTCTCTTCGAAGCCACCGTGCAGGCCACCCAGGAGGCCATCCTCAACTCCATGCTCGCCTCCGACACGATGACCGGCTTCCAGAGCGTCCGCGTCCATGGCCTGCCACCCGACCGCCTGGTGAAGGCCCTGCGGAAGTACGGCCGCCTGACGCCCGCCCCGAAGCCCACGAAGTGA
- a CDS encoding imm11 family protein — translation MPDVKERRFFDLLIDVYVPGRWYFKTPTHADGQPLDDPWVFSDGVAIPDPGLLRIPISRPGKPLDFTSAGLGLTPVLNARTAEVFRMLAPNDVQLFPVQVEGQSEPYFLLVAARTVRCVDEVATEEVQFWRPEDGQPAKVGQYRAIGGLRIDKSKVADERVFRLWGWRSALIVDGELKAALEQTGIVGGQFVEV, via the coding sequence ATGCCTGACGTGAAGGAACGACGGTTCTTCGACCTGCTCATCGACGTGTATGTACCGGGACGCTGGTATTTCAAGACGCCGACCCATGCTGACGGTCAGCCATTGGATGACCCCTGGGTATTCAGTGATGGGGTGGCCATTCCCGACCCGGGGCTCTTGCGTATTCCGATTTCCCGTCCTGGGAAGCCCCTGGACTTCACGTCCGCGGGTCTAGGGCTCACGCCTGTGCTCAACGCCAGGACGGCCGAGGTGTTTCGGATGCTTGCTCCCAACGACGTGCAGCTCTTTCCGGTGCAGGTCGAGGGCCAGAGCGAGCCCTATTTCCTTCTGGTCGCGGCGCGCACGGTCCGCTGCGTTGATGAAGTGGCGACTGAAGAAGTCCAGTTCTGGCGACCTGAAGACGGTCAGCCCGCGAAGGTAGGACAGTATCGGGCTATCGGCGGATTGCGCATCGACAAGTCGAAAGTGGCTGACGAACGCGTGTTCCGTCTCTGGGGATGGCGCTCCGCGCTCATCGTCGATGGAGAACTCAAGGCCGCCCTGGAACAGACCGGCATCGTGGGAGGACAGTTCGTCGAAGTGTAG
- a CDS encoding AHH domain-containing protein, with amino-acid sequence MKLWAVFVLLWLTAGCATTRVVNLDTGRGRPIAYTPVETKPVRIDEEAFKNAVTQLVLELKLDVAVRDSDRRSLLASVGGIVAGAQGRQVLRLSGDFPLDPMARRRMALSFALDTVWEGVADAVEELMDPVALRTMVTAMIGTAMVMLVAPEPITKLVAVVLTASLIAYLGTGPVWNLGQAFLRLMDESRDARDEAALKEAGHRFGRVLGANGARVLVIVAMTALGGRNAMAAQGPRMPGFPQAALRAEVEGGFQLSRALAGEVRSISVSSAGVLNVTLAPTAVAAVAMGPGGGGIQGDPEGDVHHICTDKNEVSAQSGGPWTPLFELFFEQAGMSLNDSANLVRINGHRGPHPAEYHQEVLARLNDAMSKCRGVAQCRVALVDVLSAIAKELTTAGTRMRKLITRDPDA; translated from the coding sequence ATGAAGCTCTGGGCAGTGTTCGTGCTGCTGTGGTTGACAGCGGGCTGCGCGACGACGCGGGTGGTGAACCTCGACACGGGGCGGGGCCGGCCCATCGCCTATACGCCGGTAGAAACGAAGCCGGTCCGGATTGACGAAGAGGCGTTCAAGAACGCGGTCACTCAACTCGTGCTTGAGCTGAAGCTGGACGTCGCGGTCCGGGATTCCGACCGGCGCTCCTTGCTTGCGTCGGTGGGAGGCATCGTCGCGGGTGCTCAAGGCCGGCAGGTGCTCCGCTTGAGCGGCGACTTTCCCCTGGACCCGATGGCGCGGCGGCGCATGGCGCTCTCCTTCGCGCTCGATACGGTCTGGGAAGGCGTGGCGGACGCAGTGGAGGAGTTGATGGACCCTGTCGCGCTGCGGACCATGGTCACGGCGATGATTGGCACCGCGATGGTGATGCTTGTCGCGCCGGAGCCCATCACCAAGCTGGTCGCGGTGGTACTGACGGCATCGCTCATCGCGTACCTGGGCACGGGGCCCGTGTGGAACCTGGGACAGGCGTTCTTGCGGCTCATGGACGAGTCACGGGACGCCAGGGATGAGGCTGCGCTGAAGGAGGCGGGGCATCGCTTCGGGCGCGTGCTGGGGGCCAACGGGGCCCGGGTGCTGGTCATCGTCGCGATGACAGCGCTCGGTGGCAGGAACGCGATGGCGGCGCAGGGGCCTCGGATGCCGGGCTTCCCGCAGGCGGCGCTGAGGGCGGAGGTGGAGGGTGGGTTCCAACTGTCGCGCGCACTGGCCGGGGAGGTGCGGTCCATCTCCGTGTCGTCAGCGGGAGTGCTCAACGTCACGTTGGCGCCCACCGCAGTGGCGGCCGTCGCCATGGGGCCTGGAGGCGGCGGAATCCAGGGCGACCCGGAGGGAGATGTTCATCACATCTGCACGGACAAGAACGAGGTGTCGGCGCAGTCGGGTGGCCCCTGGACGCCCCTCTTCGAACTGTTTTTCGAGCAGGCGGGGATGAGCCTCAACGACAGCGCGAACCTGGTGCGAATCAACGGACATCGAGGGCCGCATCCTGCGGAGTATCATCAAGAGGTGCTCGCCCGGCTCAACGATGCCATGTCGAAATGCAGAGGCGTCGCGCAGTGCCGGGTTGCGCTGGTGGACGTCCTGTCAGCCATCGCGAAAGAACTGACGACCGCTGGAACCCGCATGCGAAAGCTCATCACCAGGGATCCCGATGCCTGA
- a CDS encoding dihydrofolate reductase family protein: protein MRKLTYYVATSLDGFIASPTGAYDYFSTEQDYFDAIAAEYPETLPGGYRAFKGITGPGKHFDTVLEGRNTYQVGLDAGVTNAYPHLEHYVFSRTLTKSPDPGVKLSSTPLATVRELKARDGLGIWLCGGGALAAELLPEIDALIIKLNPVIVGQGIRLLDAGYAPHRLRLTGTRTLDCGVVFLSYDHLKP, encoded by the coding sequence ATGCGGAAACTGACCTATTACGTCGCCACCTCGCTCGATGGCTTCATCGCCTCGCCCACCGGCGCGTACGACTACTTCAGCACGGAGCAGGACTACTTCGACGCCATCGCCGCCGAGTACCCGGAGACGCTCCCCGGCGGCTACCGCGCCTTCAAGGGCATCACCGGCCCGGGCAAGCACTTCGACACCGTGCTGGAGGGCCGCAACACCTATCAGGTCGGCCTGGACGCGGGCGTCACCAACGCGTACCCGCACCTGGAGCACTACGTCTTCTCCCGCACCCTCACGAAGAGCCCCGACCCCGGCGTCAAGCTCTCCAGCACGCCGCTCGCCACCGTGCGCGAACTCAAGGCGCGTGACGGACTGGGCATCTGGCTGTGCGGCGGCGGCGCGCTCGCGGCCGAGCTGCTTCCTGAAATCGATGCGCTGATCATCAAGCTCAACCCCGTCATCGTGGGCCAGGGCATCCGCCTCCTCGACGCGGGCTATGCGCCCCACCGCCTGCGCCTCACGGGGACGCGCACGCTCGACTGCGGCGTCGTCTTCCTGAGCTACGACCACCTCAAGCCCTAG
- a CDS encoding sensor histidine kinase translates to MRSPLDDSQPPSSASGGDIAYATPSAARDMGAQLRLFIDSVKDYAILTLDPAGNIMSWNTGAERIKGYRPEEILGQHLSRFYTPEDIDQGKPQQDLDTVNREGRLEEEGWRVRKDHSLFWANVVITAMRDSQDQLVGYGQVTRDFTERKLAQEQLLQSEERFRLLVEHIQDYAIYMLDADGRVSTWNAGAERFKQYKAEEIIGQHFSRFFPPEDVARGKPWYALQVATREGHFEEEAWRIRKDGSLFWASVVITALHDPTGKLRGFAKVTRDITQRKQNQERRELEMLRDAVRARDEFLSVASHELKTPLTPLQLKLTSLLRTVENNPSVTLPVERIARDLEVARRQVRKLSDLIEDLLDVSRISMGQLRLDRAPMDLASLVREVVARYAPQSAQVGCVVTLEAATPIEGHWDRARMDQVITNLLTNALKYGAGKPIHVRVRMDAGLAVLNVKDEGIGIRLEDQPRVFDRFVRAVSERNYGGLGLGLFITQQIVEAHGGIVQVRSTLGEGSTFTVMLPPGPDITPEPDAPPEPGAGAPPEP, encoded by the coding sequence ATGAGAAGTCCCCTGGACGACAGCCAGCCGCCCTCGTCCGCCAGCGGTGGCGACATCGCCTACGCGACTCCCAGCGCGGCCCGAGACATGGGCGCGCAGCTGCGCCTGTTCATCGACAGCGTGAAGGACTACGCCATCCTGACGTTGGATCCGGCGGGCAACATCATGAGCTGGAACACCGGCGCCGAACGCATCAAGGGCTACCGGCCCGAGGAGATCCTCGGCCAGCACCTCAGCCGCTTCTACACGCCCGAGGACATCGACCAGGGCAAGCCCCAGCAGGACCTGGACACCGTCAACCGCGAGGGCCGCCTCGAGGAGGAAGGCTGGCGCGTCCGCAAGGACCACAGCCTCTTCTGGGCCAACGTCGTCATCACCGCGATGCGCGACTCCCAGGACCAGCTCGTGGGCTACGGCCAGGTGACGCGCGACTTCACCGAGCGAAAGCTCGCCCAGGAGCAGCTGCTGCAGAGCGAGGAGCGCTTCCGCCTGCTCGTCGAGCACATCCAGGACTACGCCATCTACATGCTCGACGCGGACGGCCGCGTCTCCACCTGGAATGCCGGCGCCGAGCGCTTCAAGCAGTACAAGGCCGAGGAGATCATCGGCCAGCACTTCAGCCGCTTCTTCCCGCCGGAGGACGTGGCCCGGGGCAAGCCCTGGTACGCCCTCCAGGTGGCCACCCGGGAAGGCCACTTCGAGGAGGAGGCGTGGCGCATCCGCAAGGACGGCAGCCTCTTCTGGGCCAGCGTCGTCATCACCGCGCTGCACGACCCGACAGGAAAGCTCCGGGGCTTCGCCAAGGTGACGCGCGACATCACCCAGCGGAAGCAGAACCAGGAGCGGCGCGAGCTGGAGATGCTCCGCGACGCCGTGCGCGCCCGCGATGAGTTCCTCTCCGTCGCCTCGCATGAGCTGAAGACGCCGCTCACCCCGCTCCAGCTCAAGCTCACGTCCCTGCTGCGCACCGTGGAGAACAACCCCTCCGTCACCCTGCCCGTGGAGCGCATCGCCCGCGACCTGGAGGTGGCCCGCCGGCAGGTGCGCAAGCTGTCGGACCTCATCGAGGACCTGCTGGACGTGTCGCGCATCAGCATGGGCCAGCTGCGGCTGGACCGGGCGCCCATGGACCTGGCCTCGCTCGTGCGGGAGGTGGTGGCCCGCTACGCGCCCCAGTCCGCGCAGGTCGGCTGCGTCGTCACGCTGGAGGCCGCCACGCCCATCGAGGGCCACTGGGACCGGGCCCGGATGGATCAGGTCATCACCAACCTGCTCACCAACGCGCTCAAGTACGGCGCGGGAAAGCCCATCCACGTCCGGGTCCGCATGGACGCCGGGCTGGCCGTGCTGAACGTGAAGGACGAAGGCATCGGCATCCGGCTGGAAGATCAGCCTCGTGTCTTCGACCGTTTCGTGCGCGCCGTCTCCGAGCGCAACTACGGCGGCCTGGGGCTGGGGCTCTTCATCACGCAGCAGATCGTCGAGGCCCACGGCGGCATCGTGCAGGTGCGCAGCACCCTCGGCGAAGGCTCGACCTTCACCGTGATGCTGCCCCCGGGGCCGGACATCACCCCGGAGCCTGACGCTCCTCCCGAGCCGGGAGCTGGCGCTCCTCCCGAGCCATGA